TAAATGAAATGTCTTATTAGcgattgaaaaataatttatagacaaacattttatatacatgttcttagcgatttaaaagtatgttgaaaaataaacaatgaTAAAAAAGCTTTAAAATCAACTATAAGTTTTAAGATTTAAATATTCGCTTGTACTTGTAAGGTGAAGGCTAAACGATGCGGTTGTTAAAGgtagcgagaaaaaaaaacatccaaattCCAGATGGTCCCTCCCAAATTCCGAATGGACCTGCTCCGAAATCCAAAATTCCCAACTCAAAATGGATCCAGAAGCTTTCCCAAATGGCCCCAAATATTTTCCGAACTCCAAATGAACCCAAAAATCCAAATGGCCCCCAAAATTTCCTTTTTCCAAATTCCAGCAAATGGCCCCCAAAAATAGTTGCCATCCTGGAACTCCCTCTCCCTTCCAAAGAAAGTCACGTTCACACACACTCTCGCCCATCTCCTTCTctcactccactccactctaTTAATCTCTCCTCTTCCaaatcccctctcctcccccccaaatctgcaccaccgccgcgccgcaaTGGcgtctcctccccacctccccctcctcctcctcctcgtcgtcgtctgcaatgccgccggcggcgacggtgccaGGGTGAACCCGTTCACGGCGAAGGCGGCGTTCATCCGGTACTGGAACCGGCGGGTGCCCAACAACCGCCCCCACCCGGCCTTCTTCGTCGCCAAGCTCTCCCCGCTCcaggccgccgacgccgcctccttcgccgccgcgctcccgcGGCTTCTCCCGCCGCTCTGCGCCAGGGCCGCCCTGCTCTGCCCCTCCGCCTCCGACACCGAGacggccgcctccctcgccgtcggcggcggcggaggtggtgggcCGTTTAAGGGGTATAGTAATGCCAACTTCACCAActacggcagcggcggcgtgggcggtgcCGACGGGTTCAGCGCCTACTCCCCCGACCTCAACGTCGTCGGCGACTCGTTCCGGCGGTACGGCCGCGACTCGACGCGGAGGGTGGACACGTTCGCCAGCTACGAGGCGGAGGGGAACGTGGTCACCGCCAACTTCACCTcctacgccggcgccgccacgggcgGGTCGGGCTCATTCTCCGCCTACGCCGCCGACACCAACGTGCCGGACTCCACCTTCACCAACTACGACGCCGAGGccaacggccgccgccgcgagttCACCTCCTACTCCCAGGAGGCCAACCACGGGTCGAACACCTTCGCCGGCTACGGCAAGAACGGCAACGGCCTCAGGGAGACCTTCACCACCTACGGCAACGACTCCAACGTCATCGCCTCCGGCTTCACCAACTACGGCGAGTCCGGCAACGGCGCCACCGACACCTTCACCGCCTACGGCAAAGAGGGGAACGTCCCCGACAACACCTTCCGGAgctacggcgccggcggcaatgCCGGCGTCGACACCTTCAAGGGCTACCGCTCCGAGTCCAATGTCGGCGACGACAGCTTCGCCTCCTACGCCAAGGGCGCCAACGGCAACGCCGCCGAGTTCCAGAACTATGGCGGCTCATTCAACCCCGGCACCGTCACCTTCAAAGGCTACGGCGAAGGGAGCAACCCCAATCACCACATTGGCTTCAAGGAGTATGCCGGGAGCAACAATTCATTCAAGGGGTATGCCAAGTCCGGCGTCGATTTCAAGGAGTACCACAACACGTCGTCGGCagacgcggcgacgacgatgtcATTGGAGGCGGTGTCGTCCGGCCACCAGCATTTGAAGTGGTCGCCGGAGCCAGGGAAGTTCTTTAGGGAGACGGAGCTGGTGTCCGGGAACACAATGCCGATGCCTGACATCAAGGACAAGATGCCACCCAGGGCATTCCTACCAAGGGACATTGCCAAGAAGATACCATTCAAGCCGAATGCGGTGTCGGAGGTGTTCGGGGTGCCGTTGGACACTGCAATGGGGAAGGCGGTCACGTCCACGGTGGCTGAGTGCGAGCGAGCGCCGAGCCGGGGTGAGACCAAGCGGTGTGCAACCTCAGCTGAGGACATTGTGGACTTTGCCGTGGAGATGCTAGGCAATGACATTGTTGTGCGCAGCACGGCCTCCACGGCTGGAAGTGGCGGGCAAATCAGGCTCGGCAATGTTACCGGTGTTGATGGTGGCAAGGTGACCTGGTCTGTATCGTGTCACCAGAGCTTGTTCCCGTATCTGGTGTACTACTGCCACTCGGTGCCGAAGGTGCGGGTGTATGAGGCCGATATCATGGCTGCCGACTCCGATCAGAAGATCAATCATGGGGTGGCAATTTGTCACCTCGATACTTCTGATTGGAGCCCAACCCATGGAGCGTTCATCGCGCTTGGTGGAAAACCCGGTGAGGTTGAGGTTTGTCACTGGATCTTCGAGGGTGACATGACATGGACAGTCGCGGATTAATGCGATCAAAACCATCTTATTAACCGGTCAATCTTCCTCTTGCCAAACTAAGAAGAGTTCTTTTTCCTATGcttgatttttcttcttttgcaaCCATAAGGGTTTAAGAATTGTGCAATGTGTGTAGGAGAAAAGTGCTGGTTCATCACCAAATGTAAACAGTATATCCCGGAAATTTGGGGGAGTTGTGCGTAATTTGATTGTCTTGATCAAATTGCATTCGTTGTGGTAAAACAAAAGGAGTGGTTCAAAAGTTTGGTCAAATTTCCTACTTAAAGTGCTGTGCTGGCAGTAGGTTGTGTCATTGTCCAAGCTATGTAGCACATCAGATGCAAATAGTTTACATCATGGTCTCAAAAGAGTAACTATAAAGTGTCAACTTGTAACTGAAGCTACATGGTTTGGATTTGGGTGGCTTTTGCATGGACCATCCTCCAATGTTCCAATGATCAAAAGGAACAGAaagtgaaaaaataaaaataaaaacagtgaTAGCaccagttctttttttttcttcctccccTGTGAAGCTGAAAAAAAAGGAGTGGTACTGGATTCTTAGTCAGATTGACATATCTAAAGGAATGTAATCCCCTAGTGATCCAATCCAATAATGATCAACTCAAAGCATGTATGTTGCAATGTCATTTTCTCTTGAGAATCTTGAGAAAATGACCCTCTTGGATTTGCAGTACTCATGCTCTTTAGTTGTAATCAACAACTAGTAATCTGTTTCTTCCTTGTGATAGGTGACTGGATTTGGACACAATGCAGGGCTCCTGATTCCTAAGCCCTGCATGCTCATGCTCATGCGTGTTCTCCTGGAGAAGAGAGCTTGTGCACTAAAATACAATGGCTCTTTGTCAGAGCTCATGAGATGATTGCTGCCTTGCTCATTGTTGCCTAGTGCATCTGCACTGATAATCTAATCAGGATGGCCTTTGCATTGGCCTTCTACAAATCGCAAGTGGTCTAAGTGTTGGGTTGACAGGTTGTTATTACTA
The Oryza glaberrima chromosome 8, OglaRS2, whole genome shotgun sequence DNA segment above includes these coding regions:
- the LOC127782779 gene encoding BURP domain-containing protein 12; its protein translation is MASPPHLPLLLLLVVVCNAAGGDGARVNPFTAKAAFIRYWNRRVPNNRPHPAFFVAKLSPLQAADAASFAAALPRLLPPLCARAALLCPSASDTETAASLAVGGGGGGGPFKGYSNANFTNYGSGGVGGADGFSAYSPDLNVVGDSFRRYGRDSTRRVDTFASYEAEGNVVTANFTSYAGAATGGSGSFSAYAADTNVPDSTFTNYDAEANGRRREFTSYSQEANHGSNTFAGYGKNGNGLRETFTTYGNDSNVIASGFTNYGESGNGATDTFTAYGKEGNVPDNTFRSYGAGGNAGVDTFKGYRSESNVGDDSFASYAKGANGNAAEFQNYGGSFNPGTVTFKGYGEGSNPNHHIGFKEYAGSNNSFKGYAKSGVDFKEYHNTSSADAATTMSLEAVSSGHQHLKWSPEPGKFFRETELVSGNTMPMPDIKDKMPPRAFLPRDIAKKIPFKPNAVSEVFGVPLDTAMGKAVTSTVAECERAPSRGETKRCATSAEDIVDFAVEMLGNDIVVRSTASTAGSGGQIRLGNVTGVDGGKVTWSVSCHQSLFPYLVYYCHSVPKVRVYEADIMAADSDQKINHGVAICHLDTSDWSPTHGAFIALGGKPGEVEVCHWIFEGDMTWTVAD